One part of the Clostridia bacterium genome encodes these proteins:
- a CDS encoding aminopeptidase, which translates to MSRTPSIGGVNVDPRVERFARVLTEYSLPLGPGDYFVITASPLAGDLVKAVYRYALRKGANVDVLCMLPGLREIFFKEASDEQLRFVTPLERLAIEQANRQLSISAPVNVKELSNVPPQRVSAANAARSDLMRRFMERSATEELRWCTTVFPVPALAQEAGMSLSEYEDFVFEAGFLHLDDPVAAWQEQRRRQDRLKAFLSTVRELRFLAKDTDLRVGVAGRTWINAHGTHNFPDGEVYTGPVEDQVSGTIRFTYPGIYMGREVTDVRLTFEAGRVVEASAATGEDLLKAMLDTDEGARRVGEIALGTNYSITKFVKNTLFDEKIGGTMHLALGASYPETGGTNRSAIHWDLVCDLREGGEIYADGKLISRNGRFVDGLW; encoded by the coding sequence ATGTCCCGTACGCCAAGCATCGGAGGGGTCAATGTGGATCCGCGCGTCGAACGCTTCGCTCGGGTACTCACGGAATACTCGCTGCCGCTCGGACCCGGAGACTACTTCGTGATCACCGCGTCCCCGCTCGCCGGGGATCTCGTAAAGGCCGTCTACCGGTACGCGCTCCGCAAGGGAGCCAATGTCGACGTTCTATGCATGCTCCCAGGCCTGCGCGAGATTTTCTTCAAGGAGGCCTCCGACGAGCAACTGCGGTTCGTGACCCCGCTCGAGCGCCTCGCCATCGAACAGGCCAACCGCCAGCTGTCCATCAGCGCCCCGGTCAACGTCAAGGAGCTGAGCAACGTCCCGCCGCAGCGGGTCTCGGCCGCCAACGCCGCGCGGTCGGATCTGATGCGGCGGTTCATGGAGCGCTCCGCCACGGAGGAGCTACGCTGGTGCACGACGGTGTTTCCCGTGCCGGCGCTGGCCCAGGAGGCCGGGATGTCGCTCTCGGAGTACGAGGACTTCGTCTTCGAGGCCGGATTTCTCCACCTCGACGATCCCGTCGCCGCCTGGCAGGAGCAGCGGCGCCGCCAGGACCGGCTGAAGGCGTTCCTGTCCACGGTCCGCGAGCTGCGCTTCTTGGCCAAGGACACCGACCTGCGTGTCGGCGTGGCGGGCCGGACCTGGATCAACGCCCACGGGACGCACAACTTCCCGGATGGCGAGGTCTACACGGGACCGGTGGAAGACCAGGTGTCGGGCACGATCCGCTTCACCTACCCGGGGATCTACATGGGCCGCGAGGTGACCGACGTGCGGCTGACGTTCGAGGCCGGCCGGGTGGTGGAGGCGAGCGCGGCCACGGGAGAAGACCTGCTCAAGGCCATGCTTGACACGGATGAGGGCGCGCGCCGCGTGGGGGAGATCGCCCTGGGCACCAACTACTCGATCACGAAGTTCGTCAAGAACACGCTGTTCGACGAAAAGATCGGCGGGACGATGCACCTGGCGCTGGGCGCGAGCTATCCGGAGACGGGCGGGACCAACCGTTCGGCGATCCACTGGGACCTTGTCTGCGACCTACGTGAGGGCGGCGAGATTTACGCGGACGGCAAGCTGATCTCGCGCAACGGACGGTTCGTGGACGGTCTTTGGTAA
- a CDS encoding tRNA (cytidine(34)-2'-O)-methyltransferase: MADARLHIALIEPEIPQNAGNVARTCAVLGAHLHLVHPLGFRMDERHVRRAGVDYWNLVTWTEHDDWRSFADAWPAERVWLLTTRGRVRYDEARFQPGDCLVFGSESRGLPVALIERYPGRGLRIPMMPGARSLNLSNCVAIVAFEAYRQWGFPGLA; encoded by the coding sequence ATGGCGGACGCGCGGCTGCACATCGCCCTCATCGAGCCGGAAATCCCGCAAAATGCCGGAAATGTGGCGCGCACCTGCGCCGTCCTGGGCGCGCACCTGCACCTGGTCCACCCGCTGGGCTTCCGCATGGATGAGCGCCACGTGCGGCGTGCCGGCGTCGACTACTGGAACCTCGTCACGTGGACGGAGCACGACGACTGGCGCAGCTTCGCCGACGCTTGGCCCGCGGAGCGCGTCTGGCTCCTGACGACGCGCGGCCGCGTGCGGTACGACGAGGCCCGATTCCAGCCGGGCGACTGCCTCGTGTTCGGCAGCGAGTCGCGCGGCCTGCCCGTCGCGCTCATCGAACGGTACCCCGGGCGCGGGCTGCGCATCCCCATGATGCCGGGCGCGCGCTCGTTGAACCTCTCGAACTGCGTGGCGATCGTCGCCTTTGAAGCGTATCGCCAGTGGGGCTTTCCCGGGCTCGCGTGA
- a CDS encoding CPBP family intramembrane metalloprotease — translation MNRPAMQRFMSALETSGLRKDVYLHVCASVTAACILAAALFPWLRDVAETVIEIVALILLIRFVGRFHRVLGANRPPAPSKLLSKVIYWTVAYVGMISLLGALGSAASLIEPGFLPSQHNDMGITVDENVLMILAAVSATIAGPLEEVQRWALTFGLYFLGTRLSARLSPFFVFWLSLVASAALFGAEHLGNFLGHSFETVVLLGSAGLVLSLFAYWMGSLWAAALLHSFYNLLAIMLAYLDPAPLRFTSWGQVFAVQVLTMLGCALVLRRLSRQNPAGSSVSTSS, via the coding sequence ATGAATAGGCCCGCCATGCAACGGTTCATGAGCGCACTGGAGACATCCGGCCTCCGAAAGGATGTCTACCTGCATGTGTGCGCGAGCGTGACGGCCGCTTGCATTCTGGCCGCAGCCCTGTTCCCTTGGCTGCGGGACGTGGCTGAAACCGTCATCGAGATCGTCGCGCTCATCCTTCTGATTCGCTTCGTTGGACGGTTCCATCGCGTTCTCGGCGCGAACCGACCGCCTGCCCCGAGTAAGCTGCTCTCAAAGGTCATCTATTGGACCGTCGCGTATGTCGGCATGATCTCGCTCCTGGGTGCTCTGGGAAGCGCCGCGAGCTTGATCGAGCCTGGATTTCTCCCATCACAGCACAATGACATGGGAATCACAGTGGACGAAAACGTTCTGATGATCTTGGCAGCCGTTTCCGCCACGATTGCAGGTCCTCTCGAAGAAGTGCAGCGGTGGGCCCTCACCTTTGGCTTGTATTTCCTTGGAACCCGCCTGAGCGCTCGCCTGAGCCCCTTTTTCGTGTTTTGGCTTAGCCTGGTGGCGAGCGCGGCTTTGTTCGGTGCGGAACACCTCGGCAATTTCCTTGGACATTCGTTCGAGACCGTGGTGCTGCTTGGTTCCGCAGGCCTCGTTCTCTCGCTGTTCGCGTATTGGATGGGGTCGCTTTGGGCGGCGGCTCTGCTTCACAGCTTTTATAACCTGTTGGCGATCATGCTGGCCTACCTGGATCCGGCGCCCTTGCGCTTTACATCATGGGGCCAAGTATTCGCCGTACAGGTGCTGACAATGTTGGGTTGCGCCCTCGTGCTTCGCAGGCTCAGTCGTCAGAACCCTGCTGGCTCTAGCGTATCGACAAGCTCGTAG